The window TCGGAAAGTGGCGGCAGTAGCTCAAGCGCTGGCGGCAACGTACAGCTGATAAGTGATTTCCCAGAGCAAGTTGTCATTCCGACGTACAAGCTGTTAGTAGAGAAGTCAAACACTCTCAAGACTAAAGTTGATGCCTTCACAGCCGATGCCAATGTAGAGACACTCAAGGCTGCTCAAGTCGCTTGGACCGAGGCCCGTGAACCTTGGGAACAGAGCGAAGCGTTTGCCTTTGGCCCGGCTGAATCTTTGGGGTATGACGGCGATCTTGATGATTGGCCCGTCAATGAGACCGATCTTAAAGGCGTGCTAAAGGGGGCGGCCCCCATCTCGGCAGAAACGGTTGAGGGGCTACAAACGACACAAAAAGGATTTCATACTATTGAGCTACTGCTTTTTGGCTCCGACAACAATAAAACGGCAGCAGATTTTTCTGACCGTGAAAAGCAGTTGGTGCAGCAGTTAGCCACCGCTTTTGACCAAACGGCAAATGATTTGGTGACCAGTTGGTCTGAAGGTATTGACGGCAATCCAGCTTACAAGACTGTTTTAGCAACAGCGGGGAGCGAAGATAACTCAGCCTATCCCACGTCTCAATCGGCTCTAGAGGAAATCGTGGGTGGCATTATTGGCTGTCTAGATGAAGTAGGGAATGAGAAAATTGGCGAACCGCTCAAGGCTAAAACAACGGATGATCTAGAAAGTCGGTTTAGCCACACTTCTGCCACTGATTTCAAAAACAACCTCATTGGCGCCCAGAACGCTTACCTAGGCAAGTCGAAGGCGGGCACAAGTGGTGCCAGCTTAAGCGCATGGCTTGCGGAAAAAGATGCCGATCTTGATGCTCAGATTCAGAAAGAACTACAGGCCGCAATTGATGCAGTTGCCGCAATTCCGGCCCCCATTGAACCCAAGATCTCAGAAGAGGCGGCGTTGGCTCAAATGCAATCGGCCCAAGATGCTGTTTTGACTGCGTTTTCGACTTTCGAAGAGCAGGTATTGCCGCTGGTAGAGTCCAGCTAAGCCTGCAGTTCAATTCACTTTTCTCCTTGGTCAATGGCAGTTTTGGCCAGGAGTCGACTTCGTCCAAGATAATTGTTCATCGTGCCGCTTATGTTCCGTTTTAAGTCAGTGAGTAAGCTGACGAAATTTCTTGTCCTTGCCGGTGGGGTTGCGATCTCAACCTTCCTCGCCTCAACCTTTTTCGTCCCCTCCTCTGTCCCTCCGGCGATGGCCGGGGGCGACACCACCGTGATTAGCCGTAGTTCACGGGCCTACGAACATCCTGCTCCCAACCTCAGCGAGAAAAGTAATGAAGAGCATTTTGAAGGTGATCTGGCCTTTGATGCCGTCTTTGTCACGGCCCCCGCACGCGTCAATCCAGGGTTAGGACCACAGTTTAACAATGCCTCCTGTACTGGCTGTCACCTGCGAAATGGGCGTGGACTGCCTGAGAAAGGTCAGCTTTTGGTTCGGGTAAGCAATCCCGAGAATGCCTCAAACCTCCCTGACAAAGACGACTACCACGCTGAAAGGGTAGCCCCTTCAGAGAATACGCCTCCGGTTCCTGGTATTGGTACCCAGATTCAAGATCAGGCGATCTATGGACATCCACCTGAAGCTCGAGTAGAGATTAGCTGGAAAGCGGAAAAAGGACAGTATCAGGATGGGACGGGTTATGAGTTGCGATCGCCCCAGGCCACAATCACTCTTCCTAATGAGCAACCACTCCCCTCAGAAGTCTTAACCTCACTCCGCATTCCACCTCCAGTGTTTGGCTTAGGCCTCTTAGAGGCTGTCCCCGAAAAAAATATTTTGGCCCTAGCTGATCCCAAAGACAGCAACAACGACGGCATCTCTGGTCGCCCGAATCAAGTTTGGGACATGGAACAGAAGAAAATAACCCTTGGACGCTTTGGGCTAAAGGCCAATCAGCCTAATCTCCTGCAGCAGAGCGCGGCGGCCTACTTTAACGATATGGGCGTCACCAACCCCTTATTCTTAGAGGCGGACGGCTCCAGCGATATTGATGCGCAGACACTGAAGGCAGCAGCGGTTTATGCTCAGACCTTGGCCGTTCCAGCTCGAACATTGATTAAAGATCAAAAGGTCAAGCGAGGTGAACAGCTTTTTACGAAGGCCAACTGTGCAAGCTGCCACATTTCTGAATTGCGCACGGGTCAGCATGAATATGCTGAACTAGAAAATCAAACCATTCATCCCTACACAGATATGCTGCTGCACGATATGGGAGCAGGGCTAGCGGATAATCGCCCTGATTTCGAGGCGACGGGTAGTGAGTGGCGGACCTCACCTCTATGGGGCATTGGGGTTACTCAGACGGTTTTACCCTACTCTAGTTATCTCCACGACGGTCGCGCTCGCACCTTAGAGGAAGCCATTCTTTGGCACGGGGGTGAAGCCCAGTCTGCTCAGCAAACATTCATGGCAATGGCAGAAGAAGATCGAGACGCTCTGGTTCGGTTCCTGCACTCTCTATAGTGTTCGAGCCTTATCTACGCTAAACGGCGTCGCCCTAGCAGAGCAACGCCGTTATTAAACGATCAGGAACTCAATCTTAGGCTTAACCTTCGCCGCCTTCGCCGCCTTCACCGTCTTCTTCTTCAATCTCGGCTGGCGTTGTTTGTTCTGTATCTGTGGGCGCTGTCTCTGCTTCGCCACCTTCGCCACCTGCATCACCAGTGGTTCCGCAGGCCGTGACCGTTGCAGCTAGGCCCAGAGCCAAAAAGACTTCAATTGCTTTTGAGCGCATTTACTTTCTCCTGTTTGTTACCGAAACACATTTATTAAATGAGAGTGATTCTTCATAAAATAGAATCATGAAGTGGTGCATTTGTCATGCACGGTACTGAAATATAGGGTACCACTGCCCATAGCAGTGATGCGAAAACGTTGCCTCGTCTCATGCAATGCATCAAAAGCTAGACCATCAAATATTAAAACTATGATTCTCTACGGTAACCTGTTAAATCCTCATGATTGTTGAAGTTGAAAATGTGCTCGCGTCTGAGGAGCTTGAATACCTCACCTCAGCGCTCTCAAAGGCTCAGTTTGTCGACGGCAAGATCACGGCAGGCTGGCATGCCAAGCAGGTGAAGCAAAACTTGCAGATGCAACGGAATGCTCCAGAAGCAGCAGACCTGCGGCAGGTGGTTGAGTCAGCCCTCAGGCGACATCCATTGTTTAGTGCTGTGGTGCGGCCCAAGAAAATTCACTCCATCCTGTTTAGCTGCTATGAAGTAGGGATGTCCTACGGTAGCCATGTGGATAATGCGCTCATGGGGCAGTGGCGCTCGGATGTTTCGTTCACGCTATTTCTGGGGACGGCCTATCAAGGCGGAGAGCTGGTCATTGAGCATGCTGATGGTGAACGGCGGTATCGGCTGGGTGTCGGGGATGCGATCGCATATCCTTCTTCCACACTTCATCGGGTCGAACCCGTCACGGACGGCACTCGATTAGTCGCGGTGGGCTGGGCACAAAGCCTGATCCGCGATCCGCAAAAGCGAGAACTGCTCTTTGATCTAGACACCGCACGGCGATCCTTGTTTGCTAGAGAAGGTAAGACCGTCGAATTTGATCTGATCTCTAAAAGTCACGCCAACCTGCTGCGTCAGTGGGTTGACTAACGATTCGGAACATCCCTTCTTAGGCATCGGTCAATACATCATTCAAGCGTTATGCGGCAATTCTTCGTATTGCCGTTCGTTTCTAGGAAGTGAGCATGATTAACCGTGGCCTATGGCGCCCTCTTCTGATCAGCCTTCTTTGCGTGATTAGCTTTCTGGGGCCGTTAGCAGTCCCCGTGCAGGCCGTCACTGACTCCCGAGCCATCTACGTTCTCAACCGTCTTAGCTTTGGTCCTCGCCCAGGCGATCTGGAACACATTCAGGCCGTCGGCGTTGAAGGGTACATCAAAGAACAGCTCTCCCCTAAATCTTTACAGCCGCCGTCAAACCTCAAACGAAAGCTACAGCAGCTCAAGATATTGAAGCTTACCCCCATTCAGGTTATTCAGCGCTTCGAGCCTCAGCGTCAACAACAACAGAGGCCAGCAGCTCAGAAAGCCGCACGCCAAAAAGCCCGTCGGCCTTTGAAGCAAGCAGAGCAAGCCCGGATAATACAGGCGATCGCTAGCCCTCGGCAGCTAGAAGAAGTGATGGTCAACTTCTGGTTTAATCACTTCAACGTTTCGGCAGAAAAAGGCAGAGTCAAATTCTGGATCGGAGACTACGAGCGGAATGCCATTCGTCCCTATGCTCTGGGTTCTTTTCGGGATCTGTTGGGGGCCACGGCTAAACACCCTGCAATGTTGTTTTATCTTGATAACTGGCGCAACACTGCCCCCAACAGTCCAGGCGCTCGGGGGCGATTCCAGGGGCTTAACGAAAACTATGCCCGTGAACTGCTAGAACTGCATACTCTGGGCGTGAATGGAGGCTACACTCAGGCAGATATCATTGCCACCGCCGAACTATTGACCGGCTGGAGCATCCCAGCCCCCCGACAGATGGCTCAGCATCCTACGGGGTTTTACTTTAATGCAAAACGACATGACCCTCGTCCTAAGACCGTTCTGGGCACAAAAATTACGGGCCAGGGGATCGTGGCTGGCGAACAACTCTTAGATCTTTTAGCAAGTCACCCCGCTACCGCTCGGCAGATTAGCTATGAACTGGCTCAATATTTTGTTGCTGATCAGCCGCCAGAGGCACTGGTCAAGCGCCTCACGCAACGCTACCTCAAGACAGATGGTGATATTCGGGCTGTTCTGGACACTTTGTTCCACAGCCCTGAGTTTTGGGACGATAAGTATAAAGGCCGTAAATATAAAACGCCCTATGAATATGTTCTCTCAGCAACACGCGCCCAAGGGCGCGATCTAGATTTCAACACTCAGCAGATGCTAGGAATGTTCGCCCAGCTTGGTATGCCGCTCTATCGCTGTCGGACACCCGATGGCTATCCGAATACCCAGACTGAATGGTTAAATCCAGAGGCCGTGACTCGCCGCGTTAGTCTCGCAATGACGCTCACGAGAAATCGAGGATCTCAGAACCGACCGACCGATCTGCCCCAGTTAGTCAACACGCTGGGAGATCAAATTTCGTCCCCAACCCAAACCGTGGTTGATGCCAGCCCCGAGCGCCTGCGTGCAGCTTTGCTGCTGGGTAGCCCTGACTTCATGTACCGCTAGCAATTTGTATGCCTGTTTTTAACCCTATGAACCGTCGTCACTTTCTCCGATACGGAACCCTAGCGGGAGCCTCTAGTCTTTTGGCCGTCGGCACCCGCGATCTCTGGTTCCCGCACCATGCGTGGGGCCAGTCTAGACGCTCACCGCGTCTAATCGTCATTTTGCTGCGCGGGGCCGTTGATGGCCTTAACGTGGTGGTT of the Acaryochloris thomasi RCC1774 genome contains:
- a CDS encoding imelysin family protein codes for the protein MLSKKTINPQALEVSVVQRRTPKTLSLMGAVLAVLLLGTGCETTTTTSESGGSSSSAGGNVQLISDFPEQVVIPTYKLLVEKSNTLKTKVDAFTADANVETLKAAQVAWTEAREPWEQSEAFAFGPAESLGYDGDLDDWPVNETDLKGVLKGAAPISAETVEGLQTTQKGFHTIELLLFGSDNNKTAADFSDREKQLVQQLATAFDQTANDLVTSWSEGIDGNPAYKTVLATAGSEDNSAYPTSQSALEEIVGGIIGCLDEVGNEKIGEPLKAKTTDDLESRFSHTSATDFKNNLIGAQNAYLGKSKAGTSGASLSAWLAEKDADLDAQIQKELQAAIDAVAAIPAPIEPKISEEAALAQMQSAQDAVLTAFSTFEEQVLPLVESS
- a CDS encoding di-heme oxidoreductase family protein, coding for MSKLTKFLVLAGGVAISTFLASTFFVPSSVPPAMAGGDTTVISRSSRAYEHPAPNLSEKSNEEHFEGDLAFDAVFVTAPARVNPGLGPQFNNASCTGCHLRNGRGLPEKGQLLVRVSNPENASNLPDKDDYHAERVAPSENTPPVPGIGTQIQDQAIYGHPPEARVEISWKAEKGQYQDGTGYELRSPQATITLPNEQPLPSEVLTSLRIPPPVFGLGLLEAVPEKNILALADPKDSNNDGISGRPNQVWDMEQKKITLGRFGLKANQPNLLQQSAAAYFNDMGVTNPLFLEADGSSDIDAQTLKAAAVYAQTLAVPARTLIKDQKVKRGEQLFTKANCASCHISELRTGQHEYAELENQTIHPYTDMLLHDMGAGLADNRPDFEATGSEWRTSPLWGIGVTQTVLPYSSYLHDGRARTLEEAILWHGGEAQSAQQTFMAMAEEDRDALVRFLHSL
- a CDS encoding Fe2+-dependent dioxygenase is translated as MIVEVENVLASEELEYLTSALSKAQFVDGKITAGWHAKQVKQNLQMQRNAPEAADLRQVVESALRRHPLFSAVVRPKKIHSILFSCYEVGMSYGSHVDNALMGQWRSDVSFTLFLGTAYQGGELVIEHADGERRYRLGVGDAIAYPSSTLHRVEPVTDGTRLVAVGWAQSLIRDPQKRELLFDLDTARRSLFAREGKTVEFDLISKSHANLLRQWVD
- a CDS encoding DUF1800 domain-containing protein yields the protein MINRGLWRPLLISLLCVISFLGPLAVPVQAVTDSRAIYVLNRLSFGPRPGDLEHIQAVGVEGYIKEQLSPKSLQPPSNLKRKLQQLKILKLTPIQVIQRFEPQRQQQQRPAAQKAARQKARRPLKQAEQARIIQAIASPRQLEEVMVNFWFNHFNVSAEKGRVKFWIGDYERNAIRPYALGSFRDLLGATAKHPAMLFYLDNWRNTAPNSPGARGRFQGLNENYARELLELHTLGVNGGYTQADIIATAELLTGWSIPAPRQMAQHPTGFYFNAKRHDPRPKTVLGTKITGQGIVAGEQLLDLLASHPATARQISYELAQYFVADQPPEALVKRLTQRYLKTDGDIRAVLDTLFHSPEFWDDKYKGRKYKTPYEYVLSATRAQGRDLDFNTQQMLGMFAQLGMPLYRCRTPDGYPNTQTEWLNPEAVTRRVSLAMTLTRNRGSQNRPTDLPQLVNTLGDQISSPTQTVVDASPERLRAALLLGSPDFMYR